The proteins below are encoded in one region of Helianthus annuus cultivar XRQ/B chromosome 2, HanXRQr2.0-SUNRISE, whole genome shotgun sequence:
- the LOC110919091 gene encoding phosphatidylinositol transfer protein 3 — translation MNPQLMSPSLKKTNSNLSVSPQDQPKLINEVRKAIEKHASIDKFKQKLGDEYSRCLSDQSISRYLRARNWNVKKAEKMLEASLIWRMNYKPEEIRWEHVAAEAETGKLYRSSFLDKQGRSVLVMRPRCQNSKSTRAQIKYLVYCMENAIFHLPPEQEQMVWLIDFHGFSMSNISLKTTKETARILQDHYPERLGLAILYNPPKFFEPFWKVVKPFLEPKTTSKVKFIYADDPNTKSYMESMFYVDKLESSFGGKNVAKFDIRIYTQRMKDDDGKRLASHNGESSASTSIVTGGASTGSEFNHANTYSDSDDEKTKDVNEENMLAEAQKIATSDGGGTGARIEQ, via the exons ATGAATCCACAACTGATGAGCCCATCGCTGAAGAAAACAAACTCGAATTTGTCGGTTAGCCCACAAGATCAACCAAAATTG ATCAACGAGGTACGCAAGGCAATTGAGAAGCACGCGTCGATTGACAAGTTCAAACAGAAGCTTGGAGATGAGTATTCCCGGTGTTTATCTGATCAATCAATTTCGAGATATCTTAGAGCACGGAATTGGAACGTTAAAAAGGCAGAAAAAATGCTTGAAGCATCCTTAATATGGAGAATGAATTACAAACCCGAAGAGATTCGTTGG GAACATGTTGCCGCTGAGGCAGAAACCGGGAAACTTTACCGATCAAGTTTTCTGGACAAGCAGGGGAGGAGCGTACTCGTTATGAGACCAAGATGCCAG AACTCGAAGTCAACGCGAGCGCAAATTAAATATTTGGTATACTGCATGGAAAACGCGATATTTCACTTGCCACCGGAACAAGAACAAATGGTTTGGTTGATCGATTTTCATGGGTTTAGTATGTCGAATATATCTCTCAAGACAACAAAAGAAACCGCACGTATCTTGCAAGATCATTATCCCGAGAGGCTTGGTCTAGCAATTCTGTACAATCCACCGAAATTCTTTGAACCATTTTGGAAG GTTGTGAAGCCATTTCTGGAGCCGAAAACCACAAGCAAAGTGAAGTTCATATACGCAGACGATCCAAACACGAAGAGCTACATGGAAAGCATGTTTTACGTAGACAAACTTGAGTCTTCATTTGGTGGGAAAAATGTAGCAAAATTCGACATTAGAATATACACGCAGAGAATGAAAGATGATGATGGAAAGAGACTTGCTTCCCATAATGGAGAAAGCAGCGCCAGCACCAGCATAGTAACGGGCGGGGCCTCCACGGGCTCAGAATTTAACCATGCGAATACATACTCGGATTCTGATGATGAGAAAACAAAAGATGTTAACGAGGAAAACATGCTGGCGGAGGCTCAAAAGATTGCCACCAGTGATGGTGGTGGAACTGGTGCCCGGATCGAGCAGTAG
- the LOC110919087 gene encoding uncharacterized ATP-dependent helicase C29A10.10c, translating into MSSKGKPLFDLNEPATEEEDEESDGVFCFQPQRAIPSITHTSDLFKSSNSPRRIINNNAFSHASSVSGFQPFIRSKGVEKSDVHEEQKKSNDVVEKSTSAVEKEEGEWSDAEGSSVPEKSTLNVDDKSEVKPMVVLTDPSVDDVKDENNNHGDSIDIKSSDSQEDSVLAPKQKEIKGVEAVHALKIANNPGKRPKLDQQKEAMLGKKRNRQTMFLNLEDVKQAGATKNSMPRRQNFPPPLTSRIVKDKQIPSPLTNNGKQVDLSSVETNCYVESSDIKSECNNGDMNTGILGRPKRSISGSDLVLKQTKNAQTAGRKSGLVSQNSVDNKAAGSKKLPSKKPSTVSTQYQDTSVERLLREVTNEKFWQNPEEAELQCVPGSFESAEEYIKVFEPLLFEECRAQLYSTWEELTEPGSRDLHAMVRIKNVERRERGWYDVILVPANECRWNFKEGDVAVLSTPRPGTVMPKRNNTGEESEVSGRVAGTVRRHIPIDTRDPTGAILHFYVGDSYDSNSKVDDDHILRKLLPKGIWFLTVLGALATTQREYIALHAFRRLNSQMQTAILQPSPELFPKYEEQAPAMPDCFTPNFVDYLHSTFNGPQLSAIHWAATHTAAGTTNGSTKRQEPWPFTLVQGPPGTGKTHTVWGMLNVIHLVQYQHYYTALLKKLAPESYKQTTESLSSDNVPNGSIDEVLQSMDQNLFRTLHKLCPKPRMLVCAPSNAATDELLTRVLDRGFIDGEMKVYRPDVARVGVDSQTRAAQAVSVERRTEQLLVKSRDEVYGWMHQLRAREAQLSQQIASLQRELNVAAFTGRAQGSVGVDPDVLVARDQSRDSLLQNLAAVVENRDKVLVELSRLFILEGRFRSGGNFNLEEARASLEASFANEAEVVFTTVSSSGRKLFSRLTHGFDMVVIDEAAQASEVGVLPPLALGAARCVLVGDPQQLPATVISKAAGTLLYSRSLFERFQQAGCPTMLLSVQYRMHPQIREFPSRYFYQGRLTDSESVAKLPDETYYKDPMLKPYVFYDITHGRESHRGGSVSYQNIHEAQFCLRLYQHLQRSVKSLGIAKVSVGIITPYKLQLKCIQREFEDVLKSEEGKDLYINTVDAFQGQERDVIMMSCVRASNHGVGFVADIRRMNVALTRAKRALWVMGNASTLVQSDDWAALIADAKTRECYMDMDSIPKDFMGPPAYGPPQARFSNMRGLKRPGLRHRP; encoded by the exons ATGAGTTCTAAAGGAAAACCATTATTTGATCTCAATGAACCTGCTACCGAGGAGGAGGATGAAGAGAGTGATGGCGTGTTCTGTTTCCAACCCCAAAGGGCAATTCCGTCAATAACCCATACGTCAGACTTATTTAAAAGTTCAAATAGTCCCCGTAGAATTATAAACAACAATGCGTTTTCTCATGCGTCTTCTGTTTCGGGCTTTCAGCCTTTTATTAGATCGAAAGGAGTAGAAAAATCTGATGTTCATGAAGAGCAGAAGAAGTCAAATGACGTGGTGGAAAAGTCAACTTCTGCCGTTGAAAAAGAAGAAGGTGAATGGTCTGATGCAGAAGGCAGTAGTGTGCCTGAAAAGTCAACTTTAAACGTTGACGATAAGTCCGAGGTCAAACCAATGGTTGTTTTAACGGATCCAAGTGTCGATGATGTGAAGGATGAAAATAATAATCATGGCGATTCAATTGATATAAAAAGTAGTGATAGTCAAGAAGATTCTGTTTTGGCTCCGAAACAAAAGGAGATTAAAGGGGTTGAAGCCGTTCACGCCTTAAAAATCGCTAATAATCCCGGAAAGCGTCCTAAACTCGATCAACAAAAAGAGGCAATGTTGGGTAAAAAACGTAACAGACAGACAATGTTTCTTAACTTAGAAGACGTCAAACAAGCGGGGGCCACTAAAAACTCTATGCCAAGAAGACAGAACTTTCCGCCACCTCTCACTTCTCGTATTGTAAAAGATAAACAAATCCCGTCACCACTAACGAACAATGGAAAACAAGTCGACCTGTCAAGCGTTGAAACCAACTGTTATGTGGAATCAAGTGATATTAAGTCCGAATGCAATAACGGTGATATGAATACAGGAATATTAGGTCGTCCAAAAAGGTCAATTAGTGGTAGTGATCTTGTATTAAAGCAAACGAAGAATGCACAAACCGCGGGTAGAAAGAGCGGTTTAGTTAGTCAGAATTCGGTTGATAATAAAGCGGCTGGAAGTAAAAAGCTTCCTTCTAAGAAGCCATCAACTGTTTCTACGCAATATCAGGATACATCCGTTGAGCGGCTTCTTCGTGAAGTGACTAACGAGAAGTTTTGGCAGAATCCAG AGGAAGCAGAGCTTCAATGTGTTCCCGGAAGCTTTGAATCGGCAGAAGAATATATTAAAGTATTCGAGCCCTTGCTTTTTGAGGAATGTCGCGCACAGCTCTACAGTACATGGGAGGAATTAACCGAACCAGGTTCTAGAGATCTACACGCAATGGTCCGTATAAAAAATGTTGAGAGACGAGAAAGAG GTTGGTATGATGTGATACTTGTACCTGCAAATGAATGTAGATGGAACTTCAAGGAGGGTGACGTGGCAGTTCTTTCAACCCCTAGACCGGGAACAG TTATGCCCAAGAGAAACAACACTGGGGAAGAGTCTGAGGTGAGTGGACGCGTAGCCGGCACCGTGAGGCGCCACATACCGATAGATACTCGCGATCCAACAGGGGCCATCCTTCACTTTTATGTCGGCgattcatatgattccaacag CAAGGTTGATGATGATCATATTCTAAGGAAACTACTCCCAAAGGGAATCTGGTTTCTAACCGTTCTCGGTGCTCTTGCTACCACTCAGAGAGAATATATCGCGTTACATGCATTTCGTAGACTCAATTCCCAG ATGCAAACCGCGATTCTTCAACCGAGCCCTGAATTATTTCCGAAATATGAAGAACAGGCACCCGCAATGCCCGATTGTTTCACACCAAACTTCGTTGATTATCTTCACAGTACGTTCAACGGTCCACAATTGTCAGCGATTCACTGGGCCGCAACGCATACGGCAGCCGGTACGACTAACGGGTCAACCAAGAGGCAAGAACCATGGCCCTTTACTCTAGTCCAAGGCCCACCCGGAACGGGTAAGACTCATACCGTTTGGGGAATGCTAAACGTTATCCATTTAGTCCAATATCAGCATTATTATACCGCATTGCTTAAAAAACTAGCCCCTGAAAGCTACAAACAAACAACCGAAAGTCTTTCTTCTGATAACGTTCCAAACGGGTCGATTGACGAAGTTCTCCAAAGCATGGACCAGAACCTGTTTCGAACGCTTCATAAACTTTGCCCGAAACCGAGAATGCTAGTTTGTGCTCCGTCAAATGCCGCTACCGATGAGCTACTTACACGTGTTCTTGACCGCGGGTTTATTGACGGTGAGATGAAGGTTTACCGACCTGATGTGGCTCGAGTTGGTGTCGATTCACAAACCCGAGCAGCTCAAGCCGTGTCGGTTGAGCGTCGAACCGAGCAGCTTTTGGTCAAGAGCCGAGATGAAGTTTACGGGTGGATGCATCAGCTAAGAGCCCGTGAAGCTCAATTATCTCAACAAATAGCTTCCCTTCAAAGAGAGTTAAACGTTGCGGCTTTCACCGGTCGGGCACAGGGTTCGGTCGGGGTTGATCCGGATGTTCTTGTGGCCCGTGACCAGAGCCGAGATTCCTTATTACAGAACCTTGCGGCTGTGGTTGAAAACCGGGATAAAGTATTAGTCGAACTGTCTCGCCTTTTTATTCTCGAAGGTCGGTTTCGTAGTGGTGGGAATTTTAATCTAGAAGAAGCTCGGGCTAGTCTAGAAGCGAGTTTCGCTAATGAGGCCGAAGTCGTTTTCACAACGGTTTCAAGTAGTGGTCGAAAGCTTTTCTCACGGCTAACCCACGGGTTCGACATGGTGGTTATTGATGAGGCGGCTCAAGCCAGTGAAGTCGGTGTGCTCCCACCTCTTGCTCTCGGTGCAGCCCGGTGCGTTCTTGTGGGGGACCCGCAACAACTTCCCGCAACCGTTATCAGCAAAGCAGCTGGAACTTTGCTATACAGCAGAAGTCTTTTCGAGAGATTTCAACAAGCAGGTTGTCCTACGATGTTACTTTCCGTTCAGTACCGAATGCACCCGCAAATACGAGAATTTCCTTCTAGATACTTCTATCAGGGTCGCCTTACCGATAGTGAAAGCGTCGCTAAATTACCCGATGAGACGTACTACAAGGACCCGATGTTAAAACCTTATGTTTTTTACGATATTACACATGGGCGAGAATCGCATCGGGGCgggtcggtttcttaccagaatatACATGAAGCTCAGTTTTGTTTACGGTTATATCAACATCTTCAAAGAAGTGTTAAATCTTTAGGTATAGCGAAAGTGTCGGTGGGGATAATTACACCTTATAAGCTGCAACTGAAATGTATACAGCGGGAGTTCGAGGACGTTTTGAAATCTGAAGAAGGGAAGGATCTTTATATTAATACGGTTGATGCGTTTCAAGGGCAAGAACGTGATGTCATCATGATGTCGTGTGTACGTGCTTCTAACCATGGCGTGGGGTTCGTTGCTGATATTCGACGAATGAATGTTGCTCTCACTCGTGCCAAAAGGGCACTTtgg GTTATGGGGAATGCAAGTACATTGGTTCAATCGGACGATTGGGCTGCACTAATTGCCGATGCAAAAACGAGGGAATGTTACATGGACATGGACTCGATTCCTAAAGATTTCATGGGCCCACCAGCCTATGGCCCACCACAGGCACGGTTTTCTAACATGAGGGGTTTAAAAAGACCCGGTTTAAGACACAGACCATAG